GGTCCACGGCGTCACGGTCGACGATCTTCGCGCGGGCGGTGTTGATGAGGTAGGCGCCGCGCTTCATGGTGCCGATGAGCTTGTCGTCGAACAGGCCCTCGGTCTCCGGGTGCAGCGGCGCGTTGATGGTGACGACGTCGCAGTGCGGCACCATGTCGGCGGTCGACTCGTGCCACGTGAGGTTCAGCTCCTGCTCGACGGCCTCCGGAAGACGGTGGCGGTCGGTGTAGTGGAGCTGTACGTCGAAGGGCGCCAGCCGGCGCAGGACGGCGAGCCCGATACGGCCGGCCGCGACCGTACCGACGTGCATGCCTTCCAGGTCGTACGAGCGCGAGACGGCGTCCGCGATGTTCCAGCCGCCGTCGAGCACGATCTGGTGCGAGGGGATGAAGTTGCGTACGAGGCCCAGCACCGTCATCACCACGTGCTCGGCGACGCTGATGCTGTTGCAGTACGTCACCTCGGCGACGGTGACTCCGTTCGAGATGGCGGCGTCGAGGTCGACATGGTCGGAACCGATGCCGGCGGTGACGGCGAGCTTCAGGTTCTTGGCGGTGGCGATGCGCTCGGCGGTCAGATAGGCCGGCCAGAACGGCTGGGAGATCACGATGTCCGCGTCGACCAGTTCGCGGTCGAAGACCGATCCCGCGCCTTCCTTGTCGGACGTGACGACGAGGGTGTGGCCGCGGCTCTCCAGGAAGGAGCGGAGGCCGAGTTCACCGGAGACGCTGCCCAGCAGATGGCCGGGGGTGAAGTCGGTGCCCTGGGGGGTGGGGGTGGTCTGGCCGCCCGGATAGTGGTCGATGACCGGGAGGTCGTCGCGGGCGTAGGTGGTGGGCTGGCCGTCGGTCGGGTCGTCGTACAGCACACACAGGATCTTGGCCATGACGTTGCGGCTCCTCGTCCGTTGCTGCGGAATGCTTCGGAAGGTGCCACCCACGGTGTGTTCTGGCGTCGGGCCTGGTCAAAGCGTTGTTCTCTATGCCGGGATAGACGAGAACTATCGTCGCCGCGGGGGTGGTCCGGGCCCGGGACCTCGCGTACCGTCAGGCGGCGGACTGAGATACGTGTCGAGTAGACCGTCCAGCACCTCCCGCACGCTCACCCGGCGCGCGGTCTCCAACAGCGCCTTCGCCAGCACCGGTTCGGGGCTCCGGTCGGCGATCACCAGACCCACCCGCGGGCCGTGCGCGGGGTGTTCGAGCGGAACCACGCGCATCGTGGCGGGCACGCCGAACATATGCAGCCAGGCGTGCGAGATGACGCTCGACCACCGGCCCGCCGCCATGTGCGTGTAGAGGCCCGCGACGGTGTCGGTCTCGATGGCGGGGGTGACGGTCGCGCCCTCGGCGGCGAAGTACTCGTCCATGATGCGGCGGTTGCGCATCTGCGGTGACAGCAGGCACAGCGCCAGCCCGGC
This window of the Streptomyces niveus genome carries:
- a CDS encoding NAD-dependent formate dehydrogenase, producing MAKILCVLYDDPTDGQPTTYARDDLPVIDHYPGGQTTPTPQGTDFTPGHLLGSVSGELGLRSFLESRGHTLVVTSDKEGAGSVFDRELVDADIVISQPFWPAYLTAERIATAKNLKLAVTAGIGSDHVDLDAAISNGVTVAEVTYCNSISVAEHVVMTVLGLVRNFIPSHQIVLDGGWNIADAVSRSYDLEGMHVGTVAAGRIGLAVLRRLAPFDVQLHYTDRHRLPEAVEQELNLTWHESTADMVPHCDVVTINAPLHPETEGLFDDKLIGTMKRGAYLINTARAKIVDRDAVDRALRGGQLAGYGGDVWYPQPAPADHPWRTMPHHAMTPHISGSSLSAQARYAAGTREILESYFAGTPIRDEYLIVEGGALAGTGAHSYSTKEG